GTGCCGAGCACGGCCCGCGCCTCGGCCTCCACGTCGGGTTGCCACAGGTCCTCGACGTACAGCACGGCGAGCAGCGTGCCTTCGTCGTCTCGCAGGGCCAGCGGCCCGCCGATCGTCACGCTCCGGGCGAGGTCGGCCGGGATGTCGAGCGCGACCGGAATCGGCCACAACGTGCCGTCGGCGAGCCGCATCGTGTCGCGGACCGGTTCGTAGTCGGCCCGGGTCATGAACCCGGTGAGTGGCGAGAAGGCGCCCGTCACCAGCAGCTCGAGGTCGCACAGCTGCGGCGCCGAGAGGTCCAATGAGGGCCAACCGCCCGACGCCGCCCGGAGTGCGCTCGCGCGATGCTGGTCGACGATCAGGCTCCTGAGCGTCCCGCCGTGGGCCTCGATCAGGCGAGGGGTGGGCATGTGATGGCGTGAAGGGCGACGGACCCGGGTCAGCGACCCGGTTCTCGTGACTATAATTCACCGTCACGACACTGTCGATGGCCTCACTTCTCGCGCGCATTCGACGCCGCCTGCGATTCGGACGCCCCATCATCGTCGTGTCGGGCCTGCCTCGGTCGGGCACGTCGATGGCGATGCGGATGCTGGAGGCCGGCGGGCTGCCGACGGTGACCGACGGCGTGCGCGCGGCCGACGACAGCAACCCGCACGGCTACTACGAGCACGAACGCGTGCTCGACCTCGACAAGGGTGGCGACACGACGTGGCTGGCCGAGGCCAGGGGCCGGGCGGTGAAGGTCGTCTCCGCGCTCCTCCCGTACCTGCCGGAGCGGTATGCCTACAAGGTGATCTTCATGCGCCGCGATCTGCGGGAGGTCATCGCGTCGCAGCACACGATGCTCGCGAAGCGCGGGCGACCCGATGCCCCACGCGAGGACGACGGAGG
The DNA window shown above is from Acidobacteriota bacterium and carries:
- a CDS encoding sulfotransferase is translated as MASLLARIRRRLRFGRPIIVVSGLPRSGTSMAMRMLEAGGLPTVTDGVRAADDSNPHGYYEHERVLDLDKGGDTTWLAEARGRAVKVVSALLPYLPERYAYKVIFMRRDLREVIASQHTMLAKRGRPDAPREDDGGLAADYEAHLTKIRNLLARRDSFEVLDVDYQEVVRAPLDQACRIAAFLGGSLDVDRMAAAVDPAL